One segment of Desulfosudis oleivorans Hxd3 DNA contains the following:
- the recB gene encoding exodeoxyribonuclease V subunit beta, with translation MARREPFDILCADLSGGITTLVEASAGTGKTYAIVGLFLRLIAETDAGVDNILAVTYTEAATQELKGKIRTALRKAATAFKTGTMSGDPLIDGLLKKRETTRAVAARRLKRALEAFDQAAIFTIHGFCSRMLGEFAFESGVLFGAEMVTNQDELVQQVARDFWRQRFYGASPLFLDYAVGEKGLCVDTFTRLLNNWMVFPDLRVVPGADETVDTAALEAAFAASLEQVAAQWTADKAAVQEILLNSGGLRRNLYRADWLSGWFLRMDAYAGPREGLPSEFEQFKKFTTTGIAEGTKSGGTVAHHPFFDTCQQHMEIRQALTGAFDRRIAVEKSRFLGEARKALDAQKQRLNIRYFDDLLLNLDRVLVSDARTGLIEKARHRYRAVLIDEFQDTDPLQYRIFSSLFQGASALFFIGDPKQAIYGFRGADVFAYLEAVPGVDVACTLAENWRSRAGLVTGVNTLFQAVAAPFVFDEINFAPAAPASGAQIPRLTIDGNEPAALELRLMESDDFSTKTQKAAWIQLVARDTAAQAARLVALGREQKAWLGDRPLAAEDMAILVRRNTEAILVQEALSRLNVHSTILKAGDLFGSHEAFEMQVLLSAVAFAHDLSLVKGACATQMMGHDARRIAGLSLEADTTDPVVERFLSYRDLWRRHGFMKMFSRLLRREEVLPRLMAFPDGERRCTNLFHLAELLHRTALEAHYGPERLVRWLMRQRTGLQGRNEEHQLRLESDDSAVKIITIHKSKGLEYPVTFCPYLWTGTPRTAGGDGVACHEPREDGSLSMVLDLRSGDAEGVADRRERWYRETLSENMRLLYVALTRAKNQCYVSVVPEKADGSPLAALLGTGEAGISADALERVAGQSGGSIHVTRVGPADLHAAPLSAEDGGAEAKLSCRRFPGTIAADWRVASFSAMRRSFSGTEADHVAADDGGVTPDPELLSAPYTGIAQFPAGARAGLFMHEVFEYLDFTNADPVYREELVSRELSRYNFDRQWRGPVCDMVDRVLSTPLPPVSGGEGVRLDSVPMDCRINELEFFFPLRSVSPESLAAAYRQAGAGPGNDRFSHALKALAFSPARGVMRGFVDLVFFSAGRYFIVDWKSNLLGPNPESYSQTRLREVMEKEFYLLQAHLYAVALNQYLSARLPAYDYASDFGGVYYVFLRGVDPAAGPDYGIYRETPSVELMRALTRCLLETVSAKKGEGR, from the coding sequence ATGGCCCGCCGCGAACCGTTTGACATACTTTGTGCCGATCTCTCCGGCGGCATCACCACCCTGGTGGAGGCCAGTGCCGGCACGGGCAAGACCTATGCCATTGTGGGGCTGTTCCTGCGCCTGATTGCCGAGACCGACGCAGGGGTGGACAACATACTGGCGGTCACCTACACCGAGGCCGCCACCCAGGAGCTGAAAGGAAAAATACGGACCGCCCTGCGAAAGGCGGCCACGGCTTTCAAAACAGGGACGATGAGCGGGGACCCGTTGATCGACGGGCTGCTGAAAAAGCGGGAAACAACGCGGGCGGTGGCGGCCCGCCGCCTGAAACGGGCACTGGAGGCCTTTGACCAGGCCGCCATCTTTACCATTCACGGGTTCTGCAGCCGCATGCTGGGTGAGTTCGCTTTTGAAAGCGGGGTTCTGTTCGGCGCGGAAATGGTGACCAACCAGGATGAACTGGTGCAACAGGTGGCCCGGGATTTCTGGCGCCAGCGTTTTTATGGCGCCTCCCCCCTGTTCCTCGACTATGCTGTGGGGGAAAAGGGGCTCTGCGTCGATACCTTCACCCGCCTGCTGAACAACTGGATGGTGTTTCCCGACCTTCGCGTGGTGCCCGGCGCTGACGAGACCGTTGACACAGCGGCCCTGGAGGCGGCGTTTGCCGCCTCCCTGGAACAGGTGGCCGCGCAGTGGACGGCAGACAAAGCGGCGGTGCAGGAGATTCTGCTCAACAGCGGCGGTCTGCGCCGGAACCTGTATCGCGCTGACTGGCTCTCCGGCTGGTTTCTCCGGATGGACGCGTACGCGGGCCCGCGGGAAGGGCTTCCCTCCGAGTTTGAGCAGTTTAAAAAATTTACCACAACCGGTATTGCGGAGGGGACCAAATCAGGCGGCACCGTGGCCCATCACCCGTTTTTTGATACCTGCCAGCAGCACATGGAGATCCGGCAAGCCCTGACCGGGGCTTTTGACCGGCGCATCGCCGTGGAAAAGAGCCGTTTTCTGGGCGAAGCGCGAAAGGCCCTGGACGCGCAAAAGCAGCGGCTGAACATTCGCTATTTTGACGATCTGCTGCTCAATCTGGACCGGGTACTGGTCTCGGATGCCCGCACCGGGCTCATTGAAAAGGCGCGACACCGGTACCGGGCCGTGCTGATCGATGAGTTCCAGGACACCGACCCCCTGCAGTACCGTATTTTTTCGTCCCTGTTTCAGGGGGCGTCCGCCCTTTTTTTTATCGGTGATCCAAAACAGGCCATCTACGGGTTTCGGGGCGCTGATGTGTTTGCCTACCTGGAGGCGGTACCGGGAGTGGATGTCGCCTGCACGCTGGCGGAGAACTGGCGTTCCCGTGCCGGCCTGGTGACGGGCGTCAACACCCTGTTCCAGGCGGTAGCCGCGCCGTTTGTGTTTGACGAGATCAATTTTGCTCCGGCGGCGCCGGCATCCGGCGCTCAGATTCCCCGCCTGACCATTGATGGGAACGAGCCCGCCGCCCTGGAGCTGCGCCTGATGGAGAGTGATGACTTTTCCACAAAAACCCAAAAAGCGGCCTGGATACAACTGGTGGCTAGGGATACGGCGGCCCAGGCGGCCCGGCTGGTGGCCCTGGGCCGGGAACAGAAGGCGTGGCTGGGGGACCGGCCCCTGGCGGCCGAGGACATGGCCATCCTGGTGCGCAGGAACACCGAGGCCATCCTGGTCCAGGAGGCCCTTTCAAGGCTTAATGTACACAGCACCATCCTGAAGGCCGGCGACCTGTTTGGATCCCACGAGGCCTTCGAGATGCAGGTGCTGCTCTCCGCCGTGGCGTTTGCCCATGATCTCTCTCTGGTCAAGGGGGCCTGCGCCACCCAAATGATGGGCCACGATGCCCGGCGCATCGCCGGCCTGTCGCTGGAAGCAGACACGACGGACCCGGTGGTGGAGCGCTTTCTGTCATACCGGGATCTGTGGCGGCGCCACGGTTTCATGAAGATGTTTTCCCGGCTGTTGCGCAGGGAGGAAGTGCTGCCCCGGCTCATGGCGTTTCCGGACGGAGAGCGGCGCTGTACAAACCTTTTTCACCTGGCCGAACTGCTTCACAGAACAGCCCTGGAGGCCCACTACGGCCCGGAACGGCTGGTCCGCTGGCTCATGCGGCAGCGGACCGGCCTTCAGGGCCGGAACGAAGAGCACCAGCTGCGGCTGGAGAGTGACGACAGCGCGGTCAAGATCATCACCATTCACAAGAGCAAAGGGCTTGAATATCCGGTCACCTTCTGTCCGTACTTATGGACCGGAACGCCCAGGACCGCCGGAGGAGATGGCGTGGCCTGCCACGAACCCCGGGAAGATGGGAGCTTGTCCATGGTGCTTGACCTGCGGTCCGGTGACGCCGAGGGTGTGGCGGACCGGCGGGAGAGATGGTACCGGGAGACCCTTTCGGAAAACATGCGGCTGCTTTACGTGGCCCTGACCCGGGCGAAAAACCAGTGCTATGTTTCGGTGGTGCCGGAGAAGGCCGACGGCTCTCCTCTGGCCGCGCTGCTGGGAACCGGGGAGGCGGGCATCTCGGCCGACGCCCTGGAAAGAGTGGCCGGACAATCCGGCGGATCCATTCACGTCACACGGGTAGGGCCGGCGGATCTGCATGCCGCCCCCCTGTCGGCGGAGGACGGCGGGGCCGAAGCGAAGCTTTCCTGCCGGCGATTTCCCGGAACCATTGCCGCGGATTGGCGGGTGGCCAGTTTTTCCGCCATGCGGCGATCTTTTTCCGGAACGGAAGCAGACCACGTGGCCGCCGATGATGGGGGAGTGACGCCCGACCCTGAGTTGCTCTCCGCCCCTTATACCGGCATCGCACAGTTCCCGGCCGGCGCCAGAGCCGGTCTGTTCATGCACGAGGTGTTTGAATACCTGGATTTTACCAATGCGGACCCGGTTTATCGTGAGGAACTTGTCTCCCGGGAACTGTCCCGTTACAATTTTGACCGGCAGTGGCGTGGCCCGGTGTGTGACATGGTGGACCGGGTGCTTTCCACGCCCCTGCCCCCGGTGTCCGGCGGCGAGGGTGTCCGGCTGGACTCGGTGCCCATGGATTGCCGCATCAACGAACTGGAGTTTTTTTTCCCGTTGCGGTCTGTTTCTCCGGAGAGCCTGGCCGCCGCCTACCGGCAGGCAGGGGCCGGGCCTGGGAACGACCGGTTTTCCCATGCGCTGAAAGCCCTGGCATTTTCACCGGCCAGGGGGGTGATGCGGGGGTTTGTCGACCTTGTTTTTTTCAGCGCCGGCCGGTATTTCATCGTTGACTGGAAGTCCAACCTTCTGGGACCGAATCCTGAATCTTACAGTCAGACCCGTTTGCGGGAAGTGATGGAAAAGGAGTTCTACCTGCTTCAGGCCCACCTGTATGCCGTGGCCCTGAACCAGTATCTTTCCGCACGGCTGCCGGCATACGATTATGCGTCCGATTTCGGCGGGGTCTATTACGTGTTTCTGCGCGGTGTGGATCCGGCTGCCGGGCCGGACTACGGTATTTACCGGGAAACGCCTTCCGTGGAGTTGATGCGTGCCCTGACACGGTGCCTGCTCGAAACGGTATCCGCAAAGAAAGGGGAGGGGCGTTAG
- the recD gene encoding exodeoxyribonuclease V subunit alpha, whose protein sequence is MDGYRDIQAAMPMLGELDRRFGELLTALDPGGGKELFLAAALTLWHTRRGHVCFDLNRADAFLTDGLDGVSLPDGRQWADILSRSAVVARPGGDPAPLVLDGEGRLYLHRYWAYQEQLADFIRSRAGIIRKVDAHRLKEGLTRWFPGQGPGNGPDMQRVAAVSALTHDFSVITGGPGTGKTLTAARILALLAEQAENRPLAAVLTAPTGKAAARLGEAMSTLRGAVPGPASENRLEVRACTIHRLLGALPGTTVFRHHRHNPIAADVVVVDEASMADVALMAKMVDALPDHCRLILVGDKDQLASVAAGSVFADICGAAGRNRFSADFLQALEAAGVLTGGMKAFPAGTARLAGNVVHLETVYRFEHRGGMEMVSRLVREGAAGEIVEALATPGHQDVTWTAPDQEEWRERLARTVTAWVKDCLSVSANPEMVLDRLGSFRVLCALREGPAGALALNRSVEHSLQRAGVVASGRLWYAGRPVMVLKNDYSLELFNGDVGITLWDGDRLSVFFKDDRGGVRKFHPGRIPEHETVYAMTVHKGQGSEFEKVVFVMPDRDGPVLTRELVYTALTRARSHIEIIGKKDIIEAAVSRSVSRRSGLVEAINNDQD, encoded by the coding sequence GTGGACGGATATCGGGATATTCAGGCGGCAATGCCGATGCTCGGTGAACTGGATCGCCGGTTCGGCGAACTCCTGACGGCCCTTGATCCCGGCGGCGGGAAAGAGCTGTTTCTGGCCGCTGCCCTTACCCTCTGGCACACGCGCAGGGGGCATGTCTGTTTTGATCTTAATCGGGCAGACGCCTTTCTGACGGACGGCCTTGACGGCGTTTCCCTTCCCGACGGCCGCCAGTGGGCTGACATCCTGTCCCGAAGCGCGGTGGTGGCCCGGCCCGGCGGCGACCCGGCCCCTCTTGTTCTGGACGGAGAAGGACGGCTGTACCTGCACCGGTACTGGGCCTATCAGGAGCAACTGGCCGATTTTATCCGTTCCCGGGCCGGTATTATTCGAAAGGTGGACGCACACCGGTTGAAGGAGGGCCTTACCCGGTGGTTTCCCGGCCAGGGGCCCGGCAACGGCCCGGACATGCAGCGTGTGGCGGCCGTATCGGCACTGACCCATGATTTTTCTGTGATCACCGGCGGCCCGGGTACGGGAAAGACCCTTACCGCGGCACGAATTCTGGCCCTGCTGGCAGAACAGGCCGAGAACCGGCCCCTGGCAGCCGTTTTGACCGCGCCCACGGGAAAGGCCGCGGCCCGCCTGGGTGAGGCGATGTCTACGCTGCGCGGAGCCGTCCCGGGTCCGGCATCTGAAAACCGGCTGGAGGTCCGGGCCTGTACCATTCATCGCCTGCTGGGAGCCCTTCCGGGAACAACGGTTTTCCGGCATCATCGTCACAACCCCATTGCCGCCGACGTGGTGGTGGTGGACGAAGCCTCCATGGCGGATGTCGCCCTCATGGCAAAGATGGTGGATGCCTTGCCCGATCACTGCCGGCTGATACTGGTGGGGGACAAAGACCAGCTTGCCTCGGTGGCGGCAGGGTCGGTGTTTGCCGATATCTGCGGCGCGGCGGGGAGAAACCGGTTTTCCGCTGATTTTCTTCAGGCCCTTGAAGCAGCCGGGGTGCTGACCGGAGGGATGAAGGCCTTTCCTGCGGGCACCGCCCGCCTGGCCGGCAACGTGGTGCACCTTGAAACGGTTTATCGCTTTGAACACCGGGGCGGCATGGAAATGGTGAGCCGGCTGGTGCGGGAAGGGGCGGCCGGTGAAATTGTGGAAGCCCTGGCGACCCCCGGCCATCAGGATGTCACATGGACAGCTCCGGACCAGGAAGAGTGGCGGGAACGACTGGCACGGACCGTGACGGCCTGGGTAAAAGACTGCCTGTCGGTGTCGGCGAATCCGGAAATGGTGCTTGACCGGCTGGGGTCGTTTCGCGTACTGTGCGCTTTGCGCGAAGGGCCTGCCGGCGCCCTGGCCCTTAACCGGTCTGTCGAACACTCTCTTCAACGGGCAGGGGTTGTGGCTTCAGGCCGGCTGTGGTATGCGGGTCGTCCGGTAATGGTGCTGAAAAACGACTATTCCCTGGAGTTGTTTAACGGCGATGTCGGTATCACTTTGTGGGACGGCGATCGGCTGAGCGTCTTTTTCAAAGACGACCGGGGCGGGGTGAGAAAATTTCATCCCGGCCGCATTCCCGAACATGAAACCGTTTATGCCATGACGGTTCACAAGGGCCAGGGCTCGGAGTTTGAAAAGGTGGTGTTTGTGATGCCGGACAGGGACGGCCCGGTGTTGACCCGTGAGCTTGTGTACACGGCCCTGACCCGTGCCAGATCCCATATTGAAATTATCGGGAAAAAGGATATTATTGAGGCGGCCGTGTCCCGATCGGTTTCAAGACGGTCCGGCCTTGTGGAGGCAATCAATAACGACCAGGACTAA
- the rpiB gene encoding ribose 5-phosphate isomerase B — translation MNIIIASDHAGFRTKRDIIDYLRRNHATWEVTDLGPEDDAPVDYPIYAHMVASAVAAGDYRRGILICGSGIGMSMMANRFQGVRAALCVTPQMAELSRQHNRSNVLCLAGRLVELEENIQIVNTWLNTDYTDEARHTRRYRLMDLLQS, via the coding sequence ATGAACATCATCATTGCAAGCGACCATGCCGGTTTCCGGACAAAAAGGGACATTATTGACTATCTTCGCCGCAACCATGCCACCTGGGAGGTGACCGACCTGGGGCCGGAAGACGACGCGCCGGTGGATTATCCGATATACGCCCACATGGTGGCAAGCGCCGTGGCAGCCGGGGACTACCGGCGCGGCATTCTCATCTGCGGCAGCGGCATCGGCATGTCCATGATGGCCAACCGGTTCCAGGGGGTGCGGGCCGCCCTGTGCGTGACGCCCCAGATGGCCGAACTGAGCCGGCAGCACAACCGGTCCAACGTGCTGTGCCTGGCCGGTCGGCTGGTGGAGCTGGAGGAAAACATTCAGATCGTCAATACGTGGCTGAATACCGACTATACGGACGAGGCCCGGCACACCCGGCGCTACCGGCTGATGGATCTGCTGCAAAGCTGA
- a CDS encoding chemotaxis protein CheC, with protein sequence MNNGGAGGPRSDFFSEEERDILQEVMNIAFGNATADLAELIDIQVILSVPDVQVLNFNALPTYLSETINHGARNSVTGQKFWGDFNGSGLLFLPRGTERILSKFLNVSYRDPDPSMNAVEIETLKRGLLLEISNILIGACVGKISDLLNTVVSYTPPELLTLDNPDFDFLLKHFGTEQTAIVMKTLFQFDQQDINGLLLVMTNQDSVGWLKTALHAFISQYED encoded by the coding sequence ATGAATAACGGGGGAGCGGGGGGGCCGCGGAGCGACTTTTTTTCAGAAGAAGAGCGGGACATTCTTCAGGAGGTCATGAACATCGCCTTTGGCAATGCCACGGCGGACCTGGCCGAACTGATCGATATTCAGGTCATCCTGAGCGTGCCGGATGTCCAGGTGCTGAACTTTAACGCGCTGCCGACCTACCTGAGCGAAACCATCAATCACGGTGCCCGGAACAGCGTCACCGGCCAGAAGTTCTGGGGTGATTTTAACGGATCCGGCCTGCTGTTTCTGCCCCGGGGCACGGAGCGGATTTTAAGCAAGTTCTTAAACGTTTCCTACCGGGATCCCGACCCTTCCATGAACGCGGTGGAGATCGAGACCCTCAAGCGCGGTCTGCTCCTGGAAATCAGCAATATTCTGATCGGGGCCTGCGTGGGCAAAATCTCAGACCTTCTCAACACGGTTGTTTCCTACACGCCGCCCGAGCTGCTCACCCTTGACAACCCCGATTTTGATTTCCTGCTCAAGCACTTCGGCACCGAGCAGACGGCCATTGTCATGAAGACCCTCTTCCAGTTCGACCAGCAGGACATCAACGGCCTGTTGCTGGTGATGACCAACCAGGATTCGGTCGGCTGGCTGAAAACCGCCCTTCATGCCTTCATCAGTCAGTACGAGGATTAA
- a CDS encoding response regulator: MIEKILIVDDSPVARKMLKNSIPKNKGYEIFEAVDGKDGIKKYQILKPEIVFMDLTMPGIDGYTALEEIRKFDGRAMVIVMTADVQPKSISNVMALGAFTLLKKPAKAQVIEEALEKAEQALRESNE, encoded by the coding sequence ATGATTGAAAAGATATTGATTGTGGACGACTCCCCTGTGGCCCGCAAAATGCTCAAAAACTCCATTCCAAAAAACAAGGGGTATGAAATTTTTGAAGCGGTCGACGGCAAAGACGGCATCAAGAAGTACCAGATACTGAAGCCCGAAATCGTTTTCATGGACCTGACCATGCCCGGCATCGACGGCTACACGGCTCTTGAGGAGATTCGGAAATTCGATGGCAGGGCCATGGTCATCGTAATGACGGCCGACGTGCAGCCCAAGTCCATTTCAAACGTCATGGCGCTGGGCGCTTTTACACTGCTCAAAAAACCGGCCAAAGCCCAGGTCATCGAAGAGGCTCTGGAAAAAGCGGAACAGGCACTGAGGGAAAGCAATGAATAA
- a CDS encoding M23 family metallopeptidase → MARKRKTITFSIFDETAYSSRQYTFSHAALISVGVVLLIGVALFASLFVQGVVLRHTATDSVWLENKITGQQQQIDMRNQQIALLESKLTSLTGALSHLEAIESDIRRIARIERTANHENLFGVGGSKSETTPGASENDIGGSEAPADQDKQGTKDPAGIFYAAKQNRLTLVLDHSDFIMNPMTCLPLAMPAEGDVTHCFFSRPSPSDGHSGSRGVEIVMPGPAEVVASANGIVTYAGERKPFGHMVVIDHGHGFTTRYTQLTAVAQKPGSTVKKDEPIGFVDNPGNGTPARVFYEVLFNGVQVNPDICLSARLFSI, encoded by the coding sequence ATGGCGCGAAAAAGGAAAACCATTACGTTTTCAATTTTTGATGAAACCGCCTACAGCAGCAGACAATACACTTTTTCGCATGCAGCCCTTATTTCCGTCGGTGTTGTGCTGCTGATCGGTGTGGCACTGTTTGCCTCCCTGTTTGTTCAGGGTGTTGTTCTTCGCCACACCGCCACCGACTCCGTATGGCTTGAAAATAAAATTACCGGTCAGCAACAGCAGATCGATATGAGAAATCAACAGATCGCCCTGCTGGAGAGCAAGCTGACCTCCCTGACCGGTGCCCTGTCCCATCTGGAGGCCATTGAAAGTGACATTCGCCGGATCGCACGAATCGAACGGACGGCCAATCATGAAAACCTGTTCGGCGTTGGCGGCTCCAAGTCCGAAACCACACCGGGCGCCTCTGAAAACGATATCGGCGGCAGCGAAGCGCCGGCTGACCAGGATAAGCAGGGAACAAAGGATCCGGCAGGCATCTTTTACGCGGCCAAGCAGAACCGGCTGACACTGGTACTGGACCACTCCGATTTCATCATGAACCCCATGACCTGCCTTCCCCTGGCCATGCCGGCTGAGGGAGATGTAACCCACTGTTTTTTTTCCCGCCCGTCACCTTCCGATGGTCATTCGGGCAGCAGGGGGGTTGAGATCGTCATGCCCGGCCCCGCCGAAGTGGTGGCGTCCGCCAACGGCATCGTGACGTATGCCGGAGAGCGAAAACCTTTCGGCCATATGGTGGTCATCGACCACGGCCATGGATTCACCACCCGGTACACGCAGCTGACAGCCGTGGCGCAAAAACCCGGCAGCACCGTTAAAAAAGACGAGCCCATCGGCTTTGTCGATAATCCCGGCAACGGAACTCCGGCCCGTGTCTTCTATGAAGTGCTCTTTAACGGCGTTCAGGTAAATCCCGATATATGCCTCTCCGCCCGTCTCTTCTCCATTTAA
- a CDS encoding alpha/beta hydrolase, producing MKSGSGDYAALDHPGVLSRLFHPRRATMPEAWFLDVETFDIPVDGNGVTVGGAFFAAAPSAPVILFFHGNGETVVDYADTGGLYTAMDINFLAVDYRGYGWSGGSPTVSAMLADSRAAFRFARQWLGEKGYTGPWIVMGRSLGSACALELAARHETDINGLVIESGFAHTLPLLRLLGVDVEASGITESEGLGNLAKIACWSKPLLVIHAASDHIIPLSEGKALLDACPAPVKRMIRIDQADHNTIFYYGSEAYMSGIKEFVSTSISKQGMAGETE from the coding sequence ATGAAGAGCGGCAGTGGTGATTATGCAGCACTGGATCATCCCGGGGTTCTGTCCCGGCTCTTTCATCCACGACGGGCGACCATGCCCGAGGCCTGGTTTTTGGATGTGGAAACCTTTGACATTCCAGTGGACGGCAACGGCGTGACCGTGGGCGGGGCTTTTTTTGCCGCCGCGCCCAGTGCGCCGGTGATCCTTTTTTTTCACGGAAACGGTGAGACCGTTGTCGATTACGCGGACACAGGCGGGCTTTACACGGCCATGGATATCAATTTTCTGGCAGTGGACTACCGGGGTTACGGGTGGTCCGGCGGCAGTCCCACGGTGTCGGCCATGCTGGCCGACAGCCGCGCGGCTTTTCGTTTTGCCAGGCAATGGCTCGGAGAAAAGGGATATACCGGCCCGTGGATCGTCATGGGCCGTTCTCTGGGCAGCGCCTGCGCCCTGGAACTGGCGGCCCGTCATGAAACAGACATCAACGGACTGGTTATTGAAAGCGGATTTGCCCATACCCTTCCCCTGCTGCGGCTGCTGGGCGTGGACGTCGAAGCGTCGGGAATCACCGAATCCGAAGGCCTTGGCAATCTGGCCAAGATCGCTTGCTGGTCAAAACCCCTTCTGGTGATTCATGCTGCAAGCGATCACATCATTCCCCTTTCCGAAGGCAAGGCCCTGCTGGATGCCTGCCCGGCACCGGTCAAACGCATGATCCGGATTGACCAGGCGGATCACAACACTATTTTTTATTATGGCAGTGAAGCCTACATGTCTGGTATAAAAGAGTTTGTCTCAACTTCCATCAGCAAACAAGGCATGGCAGGTGAAACAGAATAA